One window of Candidatus Cloacimonadota bacterium genomic DNA carries:
- a CDS encoding Ldh family oxidoreductase: MKRLPVETLKAFMEEVFIRIGVPAEDARICSDILIASDLRGIESHGIGRLKMYYDRIRSGIQNPLTKIEVLRDKAATAVWDGNHGMGHVIAFRAMETAISKARQFGLGAVAVRNSTHFGICGYYAKMACEADMIGLNFTNARPSVCPTHGVQPLLGTNPICFGAPTDLDFPFIYDAATSISQRGKIEQFAREEKPTPSGWAIDLEGNSHTETNKLLVDLVKQTASLLPIGGTEELAGSHKGYGLSTMVEILCAALQNGSFLNQLLGKTEDGKPAPYKLGHFFLAINIDFFTDLDEFKKTSGAICRELQNSLRRPGHERIWVAGEKEYEKELEIRQLGVPIIPNLQKAIETMQRELGLAPLDI, from the coding sequence ATGAAACGCCTGCCTGTTGAAACCCTGAAAGCCTTTATGGAAGAGGTTTTCATCCGCATCGGAGTTCCAGCCGAAGACGCCAGGATTTGCTCCGACATCCTCATCGCCAGCGACCTGCGCGGCATCGAATCGCACGGGATCGGCCGGCTCAAAATGTATTATGACCGCATCCGCTCCGGGATTCAGAACCCCCTCACCAAAATCGAAGTTTTGCGCGACAAGGCCGCGACCGCCGTCTGGGACGGCAATCACGGCATGGGCCACGTGATCGCTTTCCGCGCCATGGAAACCGCGATTTCCAAAGCCCGCCAGTTCGGTCTCGGGGCCGTCGCGGTGCGGAACAGCACCCACTTCGGTATTTGCGGATACTATGCCAAAATGGCTTGCGAAGCTGACATGATCGGCCTCAATTTCACCAACGCGCGTCCCTCCGTTTGCCCCACCCACGGCGTGCAGCCGCTGCTGGGCACGAACCCCATCTGCTTTGGAGCCCCCACCGACCTGGATTTCCCCTTCATCTATGACGCCGCCACCTCCATCAGCCAGCGCGGCAAAATTGAGCAGTTCGCCCGCGAAGAAAAACCCACTCCCTCAGGCTGGGCCATCGACTTGGAGGGAAATTCCCACACCGAGACCAACAAGCTGCTGGTGGACCTGGTGAAACAAACCGCCTCCCTGCTGCCCATTGGCGGAACTGAAGAACTGGCCGGCAGCCACAAAGGCTACGGGCTTTCCACCATGGTGGAGATACTGTGCGCCGCCCTGCAAAACGGCAGTTTCCTGAATCAACTGCTGGGGAAAACCGAAGACGGCAAACCAGCTCCATACAAGCTTGGACACTTCTTCCTGGCAATCAACATAGATTTCTTCACCGACCTGGACGAATTCAAAAAGACCAGCGGCGCCATCTGCCGCGAGCTGCAGAATTCCCTCCGCCGCCCAGGCCACGAACGCATCTGGGTGGCAGGAGAAAAGGAATATGAAAAGGAACTCGAGATCCGCCAGCTAGGCGTGCCCATAATCCCCAACCTGCAAAAGGCCATCGAGACCATGCAGCGCGAGCTGGGCCTCGCCCCATTGGACATCTAA